Below is a genomic region from Balneola sp. MJW-20.
TAGATACAGAAAAGGGAGTGATCGTATCTAAGAAAAAGACCACTGATAAGATCGAGGATACCCGCCCGCATAAACTGATATCTAAGCTTCACAAGGTTGTGAAAAAATTTGAATGGGATGGCCCGATTGGCTGTGCTTTTCCGGCTGCTGTCAGTAACGGTGTGGTTCTTTCCTGTACCCGTATGGACGAGGGTTGGGTAGACGCGGATGCCGATCATTTATTCTCTGAGATAACCGGATGCGACGTCCGTGTGATCAATGACACCGATGCTACCGGCCTGGCTGAAATGACCTTCGGAGTGGGAAAAGGACAGAAAGGAACTGTGATCGTATTAAGTGTTGGGACCGGTATTGGCTCATCTCTTTTTGTGGATGGCATCCTGGTCCCGAATACCGAGCTGGGAATGATGGAGATCAAGGGTATATCTGTAGAAGAACGTGCTTCCAACAAGGTGCGTAAGGAAGAAGGGATTCGTAAGAAGACCTGGGCTAAAAGGCTGCAATTGGTCCTGGAACACTACGAAGAGCTTTTCCACCCCAACCTCTTTATCCTTGGCGGACAGCTCAGTAAAAAAGCGGATAAAACTTTCCCTTTCATCAAGATCAAAACGAAATTTCGCGGAGCCAGCTTCCTGAATGACGCATCCATAGTGGGTGCTGCATATTATGCCGCATCTGTACAAGTACGGGATGAGGAATTCTTCTCTCCGGAGAATTAGATACAGTTCACATCATCGCATCTTTTTCAGCACTTATCCAGCGATCGATCTTGGTTTCAAGCACTTCAAGGGGCAGACTTCCGGTATTCAGCACCTGATTGTGGAATTCTTTAATGCTGAATGCATCCCCAAGTTCCTCTTTCGCTCTTTCGCGGAGTTCAATGATCTTGAGCTGACCAATCTTATAGGAAAGTGCCTGGCCGGGCATCGACATATATCTTTCGATCTCTGAGGTTATGGAAGCTTCTGATTCTGCTTCATTATTGAGTGAATATTCAATGGCTTCTTCCCGGGTCCAGCCTTTGGCATGAATACCGGTATCAACTACCAGTCGGATCGCACGGTGCATCTCACTGCTGAGATTGCCGAAGTACTGGTAAGGATCTTTATAAAGACCCAGTTCATGACCGAGTGCTTCTGTATATAAGGCCCATCCTTCCACGTAAACACCGAGTCCTTCAGCATGCATAAATTCCGGCAGAGCCGCATTTTCCTGCTGTAGTGAGAGCTGATAATGGTGTCCAGGAATAGCTTCATGGAGGAAGAGACTTTCGTCAGCATACATATTGTAATTGTCGACATCGGGAATAGGCACATAAAAGATACCAGGACGGCTTCCGTCTTTGGATCCGGTATTATACTGAGCTGATGCAGAGGCCTCGCGGAATGCCTCGGTACGGCGGACCACAAAACCAGCTTTAGGGGTCATGTCAAAAAGATCCTTCAGGTATGGCTTCATGACCTCATGGATCCGCTCAAAGTTCTCGATCACCTGCTGTGGGTCATCAAAAGGCATAAGCTCGGGCTTCGACCTAACATGATCAAAAAAGGATTCCAGGTCTCCTTCAAAACCAACCTCATTCTTTACTTTCATCATTTCCCCGCGAATCCGGTCGACCTCATCCAGCCCGATCTGATGGATCTCATCGGCAGTCAGGTCTGTACTGGTGTTTATGCGGATCATATATTGATAAAGCTCTTGTCCGCCGGGCATAGCACCGATACCGGAAGCCTCAGTTGTTGGTCCTGCAGGCAGATAGGTATTCTCTAAGTAGTTTTTAAGCTCCCGGTGTGTGGGTTTGAACTGATTCATGATCATGGATGCATAGGCATCGGTCAAACGCTGACGGTCGGTATCGGAGATGCTTTCCGGCATATTTACGATAGGCTGATAGAATAAGTGTTCTTCGAGCGGATCAGTGATCAGCGGTTCCAGCTGACCGATCATTCTTTCTGTCAGGATCTTTGGCCAGACATATCCCTTTTCGATACCCTCATCCATGCGCTCCCTGGCCGTTTCCAGGAATACAAAATAACCGTCCATGCGAGTCAGCCAGTTGTCATAATCTTCCACCGTTTCAAATGGCTGAGCATTGGTACCGCTTCCCAGCTGACCCATATACAAGTGCATAGAAAGAAACTGAGTCAGCGGCATAAGATCGAACATCGGAAGGCCATAAATGGGAGAGGCGATGACCGCCGGAGTCTGATCCAGCCCGTCAATTTTTGCCTGAAGATCCCATAGCAAGACTTCCCGGCTGATTGCCTGTTCCTGACTCAGACCATTTGTGTCGTATTTTTTTACCTCCTCAACATAGCGCTGATAGAAATCCTTCAGGTCTGTCAGGTATTCTTCAGATACCAGATCCGGAAACTGATCATTATAGCCTTGGATTCCAATATTAGTGGCTTCAAAAGGATTAAACTGCAGTCGTTCCTGATAATATTCCTCAAAAACCTGATCTATAGGTTTGTCAGGAGCCGGACTGCTGCAGGCTGACCATATGAATGCGGTAAGCAGGGTAGAAAAAACAAGTAGATTCAGCTTCATAATATTGATTTGATGTTTATCGATAAATTGGCTCAGATCAGTTTTCGGAGAATAAGGCAACCCGGTTTCCTTCAGTATCTTCAATAACGGCCATGTACCCAAATTCGGGAGAGATCTGACGTTTGTGAATGGTGATTTTGCCACCTGCAGCTTCGACTCTGTTTTCTACCTGCTTTAGGTCCGGATTGGCATTTAAGTAGATCAGGGGGCCCTGAGTGTTACTCGGATGGTAGAAGTCAGGGTTTCTTATCAGAGAACCGCCGGTCTTATGCTCACCCCTGGGGAAAAGCGCCATTTCCAGGTCATCCCCCATCTGCATGGTATGCATGCTGATCTGAAAGATCTGTTCATAGAACGTTACGGCCCGGCTCATATCTGTAACGGGTATCTCAAACCAGGTTGCAGAAGCTTCTTTCTGATCCATATCCCATCTCCATTTAAATTATATGATTCCTATATAAGTCAGGAGGGGAATAAATACAACAGAAAAGAGCAGGATCTTAAATTTTTGCCCTTTTATACTGGTCCGGCCATTCAATGTCTTCATGAAGTTCAGGAGCAGATCTCAGAGGAAAATATGGATTCCTTAAGAATTCCCGGGCCATAATGATAAGATCAGCCTGACCCGAACGAAGGATAGTCTCCGCCTGCATAGCCTCCGTGATCATTCCTACTGCACCGGTTGAGATCCCGGATTCTTTTCGGATCTGTTCTGAAAATGAAACCTGGTAACCCGGTCCGCCCTGGATCTTTTGCTGAGGGCTGTTTCCTCCAGAGGATACATCAATAAGGTCAACTCCATTGTCCTTTAGGATAGAAGAAAGTTTTACTGACTGGGCTATATCCCATGATTCATTGTTTTCAACCCAGTCACTGGCAGATATTCTTACAAATAGAGGCTTGTCTTCGGGCCAGCTCTCACGAACAGCAGAAGTAAGTTCGACCAAAAGTCGAATACGGTTCTCAAAAGAACCTCCATACTTATCATTGCGATGATTTGTGAGAGGAGAATAGAATTCATGGATCAGATAGCCATGGGCACCGTGTATTTCTATGATCTCAAAACCTGCCTCATGGGCTCTCCTGGCAGCGGCTTTGAAATCATCTTTAACTTTTTGAATTCCCTTGATGTTCAGTTCCTTAGGAACGGGATCGCCGTTTTCATAAGGCAGAGGACTGGGAGCTAAGATCTGCCAGCCTTTATCATGATGGGGCATATAGTCATTGCCTTCCCAGTTCTTATTTTTTGATCCTTTACGACCGGCATGGGCAAGCTGTATAGCAGGTATCGCCCCCTGTGCCTTAATGAAATCTGTTATCCGGCGTAAACCCTCAATATGTTCATCTTTCCAGATACCAAGATCGGCATAAGATATTCTTCCTTCGGGTGAAACAGCAGTGCCTTCGGTCATCACAATGCCGGCACCTCCAACAGCCCTGCTTCCGAGGTGAACCAGGTGCCAGTCATTTGAAAAACCATTTTCTGAAGAATACTGGCACATGGGGGAAACCATGATACGATTTCGGCTTTTAACCGATCGGAAAGAAATAGGAGAATAAAGATGTGACATAGTACAGTTCAATTGAAATTGCTTTTATAAGACAAACAGAACGTTATGAGGGTTCATATCATGTTTTAGATACGCATAAAATTGCTAAAATGAATAGTGCATAATACATTGTGGGAAAGAGAATTAGATCGGGAATCAGGAAGCTGAAAACTTCCTTAAATTTGGTGGAAATGAAGCTTAAAAATTTTCTGAAGCAGTATGCTTCTCATCCGGACTATAAAGCCCCGACCGGGGAAAAGCTTAATGCAAAAAGCTGGCAGACAGAAGCTCCATTAAGAATGCTTCTCAATAACCTCGATGAGGAAGTAGCCGAAGATCCGTCAGAGTTTATTGTGTATGGAGGTAACGGGCAGGCTGTTCGTAACCGCAAGGCGCTGGAAAAGATCATTGAAATTTTACTGGAGCTGGATGAAGAACACAGTTTACTGGTGCAATCCGGTAAACCGGTCGGGATCGTCAGAACACACCCTCAGGCTCCGCGGGTACTGATCGCAAACAGTAACCTGGTTCCAAAGTGGGCAAACTGGGACCACTTCAATGAATTGAAAGAGCGTGGTTTGATGATGTACGGGCAAATGACCGCCGGGTCCTGGATCTATATCGGCACACAGGGAATTTTGCAGGGTACATACGAGACTTTTGCGGCCTGTGCCCGTGAACATTTCGGAAAGGATCTAAGAGGAAAACTGCTGGTTACCGGCGGACTTGGCGGGATGGGGGGAGCTCAACCGCTTGCGGCAACTATGGCAGGAGCCACATTTCTCGGGGTTGATATAGATCCTAAGAGGATCGAAAAGAGGATGAAAACAAGATATATAGATCGTATGACCGACTCTTATGATGAAGCCATCAGCTGGGTCATTGAAGCGAAAATGCAGGAAAAGAATCTGTCTGTAGGTCTGGTTGGAGATATCGGGGATGTGCTGGAGTTACTCATCAGAGATAATATCATTCCCGATGTTCTGACGGATCAGACCTCTGCCCATGATCCTCTTAACGGATATGTGCCACACGGAATCACCCTGAAAGAAGCCTTAGAGTTAAGAAAAAAGGATCCTGAAGAATATACGTCCCGGGCGATTGAAAGTATGGCAAGGCATGTCCGTTATATGCTTGAGCTGATGGATCGGGGATCCATAACATTTGATTACGGAAATAACCTCCGGGCCTATGCAGAGCAGGGCGGAGTAAAAAGAGCATTTGATTTTCCGGGATTTGTACCGGCATATGTCAGGCCGCTCTTTTGTGAAGGAAAAGGGCCATTCCGCTGGGCTGCGTTGTCAGGTGACCCAGAGGACATCTATACAACGGACCAGGCTTTGATGGAGGCATTCCCGGAAAATACGCATCTGATTAACTGGCTCAAACAGGCTAAAGAGAAGATCGCATTCCAGGGATTGCCCTGCCGGATCTGCTGGCTGGGAATGGGTGAGCGTGAGAAAGCCGGTCTTATTTTCAATGACCTGGTCCGGACAGGAAAGGTGAAGGCACCGATCGTAATTGGCCGGGATCATCTCGACTGTGGATCGGTAGCATCGCCTAACCGGGAAACGGAAGGTATGAAAGACGGAACAGATGCCGTGAGTGACTGGCCCCTTCTTAACCTGATGTCTAATGCAACCGGCGGAGCTACCTGGGTGAGTTTTCATCATGGAGGCGGAGTGGGAATGGGATTCAGTCAGCACGCTGGAATGGTGGTAGTGGCCGATGGAACCGAACGAGCCGAGCAGTGCCTCAAAAGGGTGCTGTATAATGATCCTGCTATGGGAATCTTCAGGCATCATGATGCAGGATATAAAATTGCCACAGAAGTAGGTAAAGATCACGATCTGATCATTTAAAATAATATGAGTGACAAGAAATTATATGGTCCTTTTACTCAGCTGATAACCATGCATGCGCTTCCGCTGCATGGCAGTCTAAAAGACGAGGAGCTACCGGTCACCGAATACGGTGGAGTCCTGGTCGAGAATGGCTATGTGACCGCAATTGGAAACTTCGATACCCTAAAAGATGAAAATCCGGACAGTAAAATGCTTCTGGAAGGAAAAGGACCATTAACAGCTATACCCGGACTGGTGGACTGTCATACCCATATATGCTGGGCCGGGGAAAGGTCAAAAGATTATGCCATGCGGGTTGAAGGTAAAACCTATCTTGAGATCGCTAAGTCGGGTGGAGGTATAGCAGACACGGTGGAGGCTACACGAAATGCTTCCGATGAAGAACTCTTAACAGGGCTTTTGGAAAGAGCTGACAGGTTGCTGAAGATTGGGATAACTGTTGCGGAGGTAAAATCGGGATACGGTTTGAATAAAGAGGATGAACTCAGAATTCTGAGAGTCATCAATAAGGCCAATGAGCAGACCCCACTAGAACTGGTTCCTACTTTTCTGGGAGCGCATATCAAACCAAAGGATTTTATCGGGCCTCATGAGGACTACCTGAAAATACTCATTGAAGAGGTCATGCCGGTGATCAAAAAAGAAGAGTTATGTGAGAGGGCCGATATTTTTGTTGAGGAGGGTGCTTTTGATATAAAGATGGCTGATAAGTATATCAGGAGTCTGCAGGATCTGGATATGCAGGTTACCGTACATGCAGATCAGTTTCATCCCGGAGGAGCTAAGCTTGCTATCAGGAATAAATGTGTATCTGCTGATCACCTTGAAAATACGGATGCCGAAACCATTGAGGCATTTGCAAACCGTGAAACTGTGGCGGTTGCCTTACCCGGAGCTTCTCTGGGACTGGGAATGCAGCAAGCTCCCTGCAGAAAATTGCTGGATAACGATGCCTGTCTTGCGATCGCATCCGACTGGAATCCCGGATCAGCTCCAATGGGAGACCTGTTGACACAGGCGTCCATTCTTGGAGCTTCAGAAAAATTGAGTATCAGTGAGACCCTGGCGGGAGTGACCTGCCGGGCAGCATTCGCACTCAGGATGGATGCCGGTGTGATCCATGTAGGTTCAAGAGCACGGATTGCAGTTTTCCCCACAGATGATGTACGGAATATATTCTATCATCAGGGTCAATTGAAGCCGATATACACCATTATCGAAAATGATTGTATCTCGCATGGATAAGCAATTCTACCGGCAAACGGATAAAGATGTATGGTCGGGAAGAGTCGATGATAAGGATGATACTGATCAGTTCAGACTTCATCAGGTGGTCGACTGCAGGTCTCTGATGGATAATGAACCGGTATCCGAAAGAGTGATGATCGGTTTTGCCTCGGATGAGGGAGTAAAGCGAAATCAGGGACGAGTGGGTGCTAAAGAGGGTCCGGATCATCTTAGAAAAAATGTTAGTTCCATAAGCTGGCACGAGCCAAGACATCGGGTAACTGATCTTGGAAATATTTTGGTTGCTAATGATGAACTTGAAAGAGCTCAGAAGTATCTCGGTCAAACAATACATAAGCTCCTCCTAAAAGGTAAACAGCTGATCGTGATCGGGGGCGGGCATGAAACAGCATTCGGGCATTATCTAGGGGTGGCAGATTTTCTGAGAGAAAAGCATCTGAGTGCAAAGTTAGGTATCGTGAATATTGATGCTCATTTCGATCTTCGGCCGGTGGGAGAGGCAGGACATTCCGGTTCACCCTTCCTGCAGGCACATGAGCATGCAGCAGCGTCTGGGATGGATCTGAAATATTTCGTTTATGGAATCAATAAAGACAACAATACAGCTTCATTATTCCGGAAAGCAGAAGATCTGGATGTGCAATATTGCTCAAACCGTGAAGTGTTAGAACGGGAGGGTGCATCGCTCCAGAAGCTGAAGGAATTTATGGATGGCCGCTCACATATTTATCTGACCATATGCCTTGATGTGTTTGACGCTTCGATTGCACCGGGAGTAAGTGCACCTGCATGGAATGGGATAGGACTTCGGCATTCACAGAAGGTGATCGACCTGATCAGGTCTGAGAACAAGTTGGTAAGTGCGGATATCTGTGAACTGAATCCGGTGTATGATATCGACAACCGTACGGCCAGAACAGCCGGAACACTATTTAGTCAGCTTATCCGGTAGATTTTCCTTCAGGGTATCAACGGGCACTTTTTGCCCAGGATTACGTGGCATGGCGGCCCTCTTTTTTCTACCCGAAAGAGCGATAGTATTTCCTCCGAGTATCAGAAAGGCTCCTGTAAAGCTGCTGCCGGTCCATTGATAATTTTCAAATACCGTGGAAATGACCAGTGCAATAATCGGAGCGATCAGGCTTACATAAGCGGCTTTGCTCGCACCAATATTGCCAATCAGAGTCAGGTAAGCACCGAAAGCGATCACGGATCCGAATATGGATAAGTATAACAGGGATCCGATATAAGATGGGCTGCTTTCAAAGGTTATAGTTTTGCCGGCTATCAGGGCGATGATCAGCATAGCCGCTGCGCCATAGGTCATACCAAAAGCATTGGAAGGAATCACCGGGATGCCGGCTTTCTGGTTGCGTGCCGAAGTTATATTGCCAAGCGAAGCAATGTAGGTCCCGGAAAGAGCCAGTGCGACCCCAAGGATCTTGCTGTCCGAAAAGGAGAAGCCTGCCAGGTCCTGCCGGAAAACCAGTGCAGTACCTATCAGACCAAGCAGTCCTCCGAGGATGACCCTGCTTTCAAAAGGGGTCTTCAGAAAGATCCGGCTGTTAATGATATTAAGGAAAACGAGGAGGGAGAAGATGAGTCCTACGAGACCGCTGGTCAGGTATAATTCTGATACGTATATAAGCCAGTAATTAAAGCCAAAGATGAGCACTCCCTGCAATAGTATGAATCCATGTTCCTTTCGGTTAAAGTCTAATTTCAAACCCCAAAACCGGCACACTACCAACATAAGGACTCCTGCTATTCCAAAGCGGTATATCACTGAAAAAACCGGATCCACGCTCCCCACCTGAAATTTGATCGCATACCAGGTAGAGCCCCAGATGAGCATAGGTGTGAGAAAAAGTAAGATGTTTTTCATTAGGGGGGACTTTTCCAAAGTGGACACTTTTCTAAAGTGCCAAATTAGATAGAAGTTTTTCTGTAAGCCAAAGAAATGAATATTTAATTTGGTTAAAAATTGAGAGAGATGAGAAAACTTGAAGAGGGTAAATATTACCACATCTATAATCGGGGAAATAACAGAGAAACTTTATTCTATTCGTCTGGCGACTACACAACTTTTCTTAAAAAATACTTTCATCATTGTTATCATATTTTTGATACTTATGCTTTTTGCCTGATAAGAAATCACTTTCATTTCTTGGTTAAAGTACGCTGTTTACAGGAACAAGAATTCATCTGGGAAAATTATTCAACACATATAAAAGGCCTCCAGGCACCTTATAAGCACCTTTCTAATTTATTTAGCTCGCATGCTCAATCCATCAATAGGCGGGAAAACAGAACAGGAAGCTTATTCCAGAAAAATTTTAAAAGAAGAGAGATAGAGGATCGGGAATACTTTTATCAGGTCTTTATTTATATACACGGAAATCCATTTAAGCATGAAATTCCGGTAGAGATTGAAGACTATCCATACTCGTCATTCCAATATTACTATTATGATGAAAAGCCTGAGTACCCAATCAATCTTGATTTCCCTATTGATTATTTTGGAGGAATCGAGAATCTGGTTGGAGCTCATTTCGAGACTTTTCCAAAGTCTAGACTTTGGAAAAGTCCCTAACTGATCGATCCCTAAAAAAGGAAAACACTATTCCTTTACCCCACGCAATTCACACATCTTGTAGTATGTGGCATATACTCCAGTCTGCCGAAGGGAATTTCATCACCGCATTTAGTACAGTTCCCAAACCCATCCGTGGGACTCTTCTCGAGAGCATTCTCAAGACGCTTCAATAACTTTTTTTTATCCCTTAGCGAGGCTTCATTGATGCTTTTGTTATTGATGGCATCCATCCGTGATAACCGCCCAATTGATGCATCCAGGGATACCGGCTTGGTGAGTTCGGTAAGTTCTTCGATCGCGGACTTTGTCTCTTCGATACGATCTTCGATGATGCTGATAAGTTTAGCTTTTTCTTCCAGAGTCATGATCGGTAGATCTTGTGATAAGGATGCATCAGCTTGCCTTCCCGAAGACCTGGTCTATTCGCTCTTCAAGTAATCTGCCCTGTTCAGAAGTTTTAGCCGGGTTCCAGTTGTCCTTAAATGAAGCCTTGAAGAATAACTCTTTAATATAGGCTGCAGTACGAACAAATCGCATGAAATAGCCGGTATACAAAACCATCCCGGGGAGATAAATAACATACTTTAGCTTATCCTTCCAGTCTTTAGACAAAATCAGGACTACGATATACTGCAGTACTTTTGAAAAGGAATACAGGATGAAACCGGTGATTATTATATAGAAGATCTCGTTGGTGAAGTTGAAGATGATGTCCACCATGTAGATATACCACAGAAAATTCAGAATAAAGTTAAAGAAGATATTTTCAGCTACAGATATAAAATTAGCCATATCAAAAGTATCAAAAGGCATGAAGAGGTTCTTATGCTTTCTCAACCTGAATCTGACAAGAGAACGACTCCAGCGTAGTCTCTGCTTCGCAAGTTTCATAAATGTGTTAGGTACTGAGGTAAAGATCGTAGCTTTTGGTTCAAAATGGATCTTATATCCTAACTTCCTGATCTTCAGCGTGATGTCTCCGTCCAGTCCGGGGCCAATATCCCAGCCTCCAACTTTATCAAGGGCTTCTTTACGAAATGCACCAAAAGCACCTGACACTATCCTTAGAATTCCCAGAGAAGAAGAGACCATACGGCCTACCATAATGAAGATATTATATTCGATCTTCTGAAGTGTGGTGGAGAGACTGTCTCCGGGATTTCTTACTTCCAGATTCCCGCCTACTGCACCAATTTTCGAGTCCATGTAAAAGGGGATCATGATCTCTTCCAGTGCATCTTCTTTAAGACTGGAATCAGCATCCAGGTGAATAATGAATTCTCCCCGAGTATACCGAAGTGCTGTATTGGCGGCCGAGGCCTTCCCTCCCCGGTCCTCCTGAGAGATAAAAAGATCGATCTTGCCTTGTCGCTCCAGGCTTCTTCCAATCAGCTCGGAATGATCATCAGAACCATCATCAACAATTATGAGCTCAAAATTGCGATAGGTCTGATTCTCCAGTGACTTAACTAATTGGTAATAGTTGTTCCCCTCATTTTTACCGGGCACAATGACCGAAAGAAATGGCTTTGCAGAGAAGAACTCTTCCCTGGCGCTTTTATAATCCATTTCCCCAAAACGAGTCTTGATCGTGTATACCAATAGAAGAGCATAATCCATGAGAATATATCTCGGAAGCTCAAATATCATGTAGAACCAAAAGATCCTGGTGAATCCTGAGGCGCCTTCCTGTGCCCAGTATGAAATGAGATCATTCATATTCAGAATTTTCCTCAAAAGGCATTAAGAGAGTCTGTAACTGTATTTCGGCTGACTTCCCCTCTTCAACAGAAGTCATATTTTCAT
It encodes:
- the ppgK gene encoding polyphosphate--glucose phosphotransferase, which codes for MEVLGIDIGSYGIKGAIVDTEKGVIVSKKKTTDKIEDTRPHKLISKLHKVVKKFEWDGPIGCAFPAAVSNGVVLSCTRMDEGWVDADADHLFSEITGCDVRVINDTDATGLAEMTFGVGKGQKGTVIVLSVGTGIGSSLFVDGILVPNTELGMMEIKGISVEERASNKVRKEEGIRKKTWAKRLQLVLEHYEELFHPNLFILGGQLSKKADKTFPFIKIKTKFRGASFLNDASIVGAAYYAASVQVRDEEFFSPEN
- a CDS encoding DUF885 family protein is translated as MKLNLLVFSTLLTAFIWSACSSPAPDKPIDQVFEEYYQERLQFNPFEATNIGIQGYNDQFPDLVSEEYLTDLKDFYQRYVEEVKKYDTNGLSQEQAISREVLLWDLQAKIDGLDQTPAVIASPIYGLPMFDLMPLTQFLSMHLYMGQLGSGTNAQPFETVEDYDNWLTRMDGYFVFLETARERMDEGIEKGYVWPKILTERMIGQLEPLITDPLEEHLFYQPIVNMPESISDTDRQRLTDAYASMIMNQFKPTHRELKNYLENTYLPAGPTTEASGIGAMPGGQELYQYMIRINTSTDLTADEIHQIGLDEVDRIRGEMMKVKNEVGFEGDLESFFDHVRSKPELMPFDDPQQVIENFERIHEVMKPYLKDLFDMTPKAGFVVRRTEAFREASASAQYNTGSKDGSRPGIFYVPIPDVDNYNMYADESLFLHEAIPGHHYQLSLQQENAALPEFMHAEGLGVYVEGWALYTEALGHELGLYKDPYQYFGNLSSEMHRAIRLVVDTGIHAKGWTREEAIEYSLNNEAESEASITSEIERYMSMPGQALSYKIGQLKIIELRERAKEELGDAFSIKEFHNQVLNTGSLPLEVLETKIDRWISAEKDAMM
- a CDS encoding VOC family protein, yielding MDQKEASATWFEIPVTDMSRAVTFYEQIFQISMHTMQMGDDLEMALFPRGEHKTGGSLIRNPDFYHPSNTQGPLIYLNANPDLKQVENRVEAAGGKITIHKRQISPEFGYMAVIEDTEGNRVALFSEN
- a CDS encoding NADH:flavin oxidoreductase/NADH oxidase — translated: MSHLYSPISFRSVKSRNRIMVSPMCQYSSENGFSNDWHLVHLGSRAVGGAGIVMTEGTAVSPEGRISYADLGIWKDEHIEGLRRITDFIKAQGAIPAIQLAHAGRKGSKNKNWEGNDYMPHHDKGWQILAPSPLPYENGDPVPKELNIKGIQKVKDDFKAAARRAHEAGFEIIEIHGAHGYLIHEFYSPLTNHRNDKYGGSFENRIRLLVELTSAVRESWPEDKPLFVRISASDWVENNESWDIAQSVKLSSILKDNGVDLIDVSSGGNSPQQKIQGGPGYQVSFSEQIRKESGISTGAVGMITEAMQAETILRSGQADLIIMAREFLRNPYFPLRSAPELHEDIEWPDQYKRAKI
- the hutU gene encoding urocanate hydratase; protein product: MKLKNFLKQYASHPDYKAPTGEKLNAKSWQTEAPLRMLLNNLDEEVAEDPSEFIVYGGNGQAVRNRKALEKIIEILLELDEEHSLLVQSGKPVGIVRTHPQAPRVLIANSNLVPKWANWDHFNELKERGLMMYGQMTAGSWIYIGTQGILQGTYETFAACAREHFGKDLRGKLLVTGGLGGMGGAQPLAATMAGATFLGVDIDPKRIEKRMKTRYIDRMTDSYDEAISWVIEAKMQEKNLSVGLVGDIGDVLELLIRDNIIPDVLTDQTSAHDPLNGYVPHGITLKEALELRKKDPEEYTSRAIESMARHVRYMLELMDRGSITFDYGNNLRAYAEQGGVKRAFDFPGFVPAYVRPLFCEGKGPFRWAALSGDPEDIYTTDQALMEAFPENTHLINWLKQAKEKIAFQGLPCRICWLGMGEREKAGLIFNDLVRTGKVKAPIVIGRDHLDCGSVASPNRETEGMKDGTDAVSDWPLLNLMSNATGGATWVSFHHGGGVGMGFSQHAGMVVVADGTERAEQCLKRVLYNDPAMGIFRHHDAGYKIATEVGKDHDLII
- the hutI gene encoding imidazolonepropionase; its protein translation is MSDKKLYGPFTQLITMHALPLHGSLKDEELPVTEYGGVLVENGYVTAIGNFDTLKDENPDSKMLLEGKGPLTAIPGLVDCHTHICWAGERSKDYAMRVEGKTYLEIAKSGGGIADTVEATRNASDEELLTGLLERADRLLKIGITVAEVKSGYGLNKEDELRILRVINKANEQTPLELVPTFLGAHIKPKDFIGPHEDYLKILIEEVMPVIKKEELCERADIFVEEGAFDIKMADKYIRSLQDLDMQVTVHADQFHPGGAKLAIRNKCVSADHLENTDAETIEAFANRETVAVALPGASLGLGMQQAPCRKLLDNDACLAIASDWNPGSAPMGDLLTQASILGASEKLSISETLAGVTCRAAFALRMDAGVIHVGSRARIAVFPTDDVRNIFYHQGQLKPIYTIIENDCISHG
- the hutG gene encoding formimidoylglutamase — its product is MDKQFYRQTDKDVWSGRVDDKDDTDQFRLHQVVDCRSLMDNEPVSERVMIGFASDEGVKRNQGRVGAKEGPDHLRKNVSSISWHEPRHRVTDLGNILVANDELERAQKYLGQTIHKLLLKGKQLIVIGGGHETAFGHYLGVADFLREKHLSAKLGIVNIDAHFDLRPVGEAGHSGSPFLQAHEHAAASGMDLKYFVYGINKDNNTASLFRKAEDLDVQYCSNREVLEREGASLQKLKEFMDGRSHIYLTICLDVFDASIAPGVSAPAWNGIGLRHSQKVIDLIRSENKLVSADICELNPVYDIDNRTARTAGTLFSQLIR
- a CDS encoding DMT family transporter, translating into MKNILLFLTPMLIWGSTWYAIKFQVGSVDPVFSVIYRFGIAGVLMLVVCRFWGLKLDFNRKEHGFILLQGVLIFGFNYWLIYVSELYLTSGLVGLIFSLLVFLNIINSRIFLKTPFESRVILGGLLGLIGTALVFRQDLAGFSFSDSKILGVALALSGTYIASLGNITSARNQKAGIPVIPSNAFGMTYGAAAMLIIALIAGKTITFESSPSYIGSLLYLSIFGSVIAFGAYLTLIGNIGASKAAYVSLIAPIIALVISTVFENYQWTGSSFTGAFLILGGNTIALSGRKKRAAMPRNPGQKVPVDTLKENLPDKLTK
- a CDS encoding transposase translates to MRKLEEGKYYHIYNRGNNRETLFYSSGDYTTFLKKYFHHCYHIFDTYAFCLIRNHFHFLVKVRCLQEQEFIWENYSTHIKGLQAPYKHLSNLFSSHAQSINRRENRTGSLFQKNFKRREIEDREYFYQVFIYIHGNPFKHEIPVEIEDYPYSSFQYYYYDEKPEYPINLDFPIDYFGGIENLVGAHFETFPKSRLWKSP
- a CDS encoding TraR/DksA family transcriptional regulator, which encodes MTLEEKAKLISIIEDRIEETKSAIEELTELTKPVSLDASIGRLSRMDAINNKSINEASLRDKKKLLKRLENALEKSPTDGFGNCTKCGDEIPFGRLEYMPHTTRCVNCVG
- a CDS encoding glycosyltransferase, with the translated sequence MNDLISYWAQEGASGFTRIFWFYMIFELPRYILMDYALLLVYTIKTRFGEMDYKSAREEFFSAKPFLSVIVPGKNEGNNYYQLVKSLENQTYRNFELIIVDDGSDDHSELIGRSLERQGKIDLFISQEDRGGKASAANTALRYTRGEFIIHLDADSSLKEDALEEIMIPFYMDSKIGAVGGNLEVRNPGDSLSTTLQKIEYNIFIMVGRMVSSSLGILRIVSGAFGAFRKEALDKVGGWDIGPGLDGDITLKIRKLGYKIHFEPKATIFTSVPNTFMKLAKQRLRWSRSLVRFRLRKHKNLFMPFDTFDMANFISVAENIFFNFILNFLWYIYMVDIIFNFTNEIFYIIITGFILYSFSKVLQYIVVLILSKDWKDKLKYVIYLPGMVLYTGYFMRFVRTAAYIKELFFKASFKDNWNPAKTSEQGRLLEERIDQVFGKAS